A single window of Halobacillus naozhouensis DNA harbors:
- a CDS encoding DUF3231 family protein, with amino-acid sequence MGDSQHVQLTATEIGIIWSLYQFKTMMIRVLEHFKETDDKESQKILTKLYEGEVRIVKELTAILENEQAIVPIGFTEQDVRKDVPRLFDQDFDLMYIRTMAKVSIGYYALYSTMSYRKDIRSLSNRLTKHAQKVYDNITEVLLNRGTLVRPPHISVPKEVEIVKDQKYISGFPFSQEKRPLNAMEIGHLCYGIETNTAGIQLMTGYAQAARSKAAKNHFLKGKEIAKKIVTELSDILLQSDIQAPVTWAGKATDSITPPFSDKLMMYNTNLLSTFGLGSNVIGGAFSLRPDLPVKMAMLAKDIFTYSKEGGKIMIENNWMEEPPQAENRNELINKEK; translated from the coding sequence ATGGGAGATTCACAACACGTGCAATTGACAGCTACTGAAATCGGGATAATTTGGTCGTTGTATCAATTTAAAACGATGATGATCAGAGTGCTAGAACACTTTAAAGAAACGGATGACAAAGAATCACAAAAGATCCTCACAAAGCTTTATGAAGGTGAAGTTCGTATCGTGAAAGAATTGACGGCGATATTGGAAAATGAACAAGCGATTGTCCCCATCGGGTTCACAGAGCAGGATGTCAGGAAAGATGTTCCCCGTTTATTTGACCAGGATTTTGACCTGATGTATATACGTACGATGGCAAAAGTCAGCATTGGGTATTATGCCTTGTATAGTACCATGTCCTATCGAAAGGATATTAGAAGCTTAAGCAACCGTTTGACTAAGCACGCGCAGAAAGTGTACGACAACATCACCGAGGTCTTGTTAAATCGAGGTACATTGGTGCGTCCGCCTCACATTTCCGTACCGAAAGAAGTGGAAATTGTAAAAGACCAAAAGTACATTAGCGGATTTCCATTTTCACAGGAAAAGAGACCTTTAAACGCCATGGAAATCGGTCATTTATGTTATGGCATCGAAACGAATACAGCTGGTATTCAACTGATGACGGGCTACGCTCAGGCAGCTAGAAGCAAAGCTGCCAAAAATCATTTCCTCAAAGGGAAAGAAATCGCCAAGAAAATAGTCACAGAACTCAGCGACATTCTGTTGCAAAGCGACATCCAAGCCCCAGTAACTTGGGCAGGGAAGGCGACGGACTCGATCACCCCTCCCTTTTCAGACAAGCTGATGATGTACAATACCAACTTACTGAGCACCTTTGGGCTAGGAAGCAATGTGATTGGCGGTGCCTTCAGCCTTCGTCCAGACCTTCCTGTCAAAATGGCAATGCTAGCCAAGGATATCTTTACCTATTCAAAAGAAGGCGGAAAAATTATGATTGAAAACAACTGGATGGAAGAGCCGCCTCAAGCAGAAAACCGTAATGAGTTAATCAATAAAGAGAAGTGA
- a CDS encoding potassium channel family protein, giving the protein MTKQYAVIGLGRFGGSICRTLSEQGQEVMAIDKSEEIVNEYKDLATYAIIANTTEQNMLKSLGIGNFDHVIVAIGDDIQASLLTTIMLKELDVKKVTAKAITEYHGRILYRIGADNVVHPERDMGKRVANHILSSSMLDYIELSDEYSVVEVLIGKSMIGQSLADLDVRANYGINILAIKREKEIDVSPEADKVLGEGDLMVIMGAEADIKRFRNNMLDND; this is encoded by the coding sequence ATGACAAAACAATATGCAGTCATTGGGCTTGGACGGTTCGGGGGCAGCATTTGCCGGACCCTAAGTGAACAAGGACAAGAAGTTATGGCCATCGATAAGAGTGAGGAGATCGTTAACGAATATAAGGATCTCGCAACCTATGCGATTATTGCGAACACGACAGAGCAAAACATGTTGAAAAGTTTGGGAATAGGAAACTTTGATCATGTCATTGTTGCTATTGGTGACGACATTCAAGCAAGCTTACTAACAACTATTATGCTAAAAGAGTTAGATGTTAAAAAAGTAACAGCAAAGGCTATTACGGAATACCATGGAAGGATTTTGTACCGAATTGGTGCTGATAACGTGGTGCATCCTGAGCGAGATATGGGGAAACGGGTAGCTAATCATATATTGTCCTCCAGTATGTTGGATTATATTGAACTGTCAGATGAGTACAGTGTCGTGGAGGTACTCATTGGGAAGAGCATGATTGGCCAATCTTTAGCTGATTTAGATGTACGAGCAAACTATGGCATTAATATTTTAGCTATTAAAAGAGAGAAAGAGATCGATGTTTCTCCTGAAGCGGATAAAGTTTTAGGGGAAGGAGATCTGATGGTAATTATGGGGGCAGAAGCCGATATTAAACGATTTAGGAATAACATGCTGGACAATGACTAA
- a CDS encoding TrkH family potassium uptake protein, with translation MRVIKQQVKNVQLNPPLFIAFGFLFLILLGGLLLKLPIATTMPVSWIDALFTSASAVTVTGLWVVDTGTAYTLFGEVVILALIQIGGLGFMTFSILIFMIFGKKIGLKQRILIQEQLQTSLGGIIRLVKRLVIFALTIESVGVILLSVRWVPEMGLWKGIYYSLFHIVSSFNNAGFALWPDSLSDYVGDPVVNIVITLMFVLGGLGFTVINDLGSKKTFRLLTLHTKLMVIGTITVNMVAIVTFYLLEINNPETLGKLSDSEQLWAAYFQGISPRTAGFNTVPIGELEDPTLMFVAMLMFIGAGSVSTAGGIKLTTFIIILFAVGTYLKHKSQSPVLFNRNIKVGVVYRAQAIVVTSLSFIFLALFTLTITENKPFIDLLFEVMSAFGTVGLSTGITTSLSTIGKMIIMCMMYVGLVGPLSVVLSLARREEQKIRHPEEDVLTG, from the coding sequence ATGAGAGTCATTAAACAACAGGTTAAAAACGTACAATTAAACCCACCTCTATTCATCGCATTTGGGTTTCTCTTTTTAATTTTACTAGGAGGTCTATTACTTAAGTTACCCATTGCAACCACTATGCCGGTCAGTTGGATAGATGCCTTATTCACTTCCGCGTCTGCTGTAACGGTCACAGGATTATGGGTGGTCGACACGGGGACAGCCTACACGTTATTCGGAGAAGTTGTCATTCTGGCGCTCATCCAAATCGGCGGGCTTGGCTTCATGACCTTTTCGATTTTAATTTTTATGATCTTTGGGAAAAAAATCGGTTTAAAACAACGTATTCTTATCCAAGAGCAATTACAAACATCACTAGGTGGAATTATTCGTCTTGTTAAACGACTTGTCATTTTTGCCTTAACCATCGAATCAGTTGGAGTCATCCTTTTATCGGTACGGTGGGTGCCGGAGATGGGACTTTGGAAAGGAATCTATTACAGCCTGTTTCATATTGTTTCTTCTTTCAATAATGCCGGCTTTGCTCTTTGGCCTGATAGTCTCAGTGATTATGTCGGCGATCCAGTTGTGAATATCGTCATTACCTTAATGTTTGTGCTAGGTGGACTTGGTTTTACTGTTATAAACGACCTTGGGTCAAAAAAAACGTTTCGGTTGTTAACCCTTCATACTAAATTAATGGTCATAGGTACCATCACCGTGAATATGGTTGCCATTGTAACGTTCTACTTGCTCGAAATAAATAACCCTGAAACATTAGGAAAGCTATCCGACAGTGAACAGCTTTGGGCAGCCTACTTTCAAGGAATCAGCCCTAGAACAGCAGGATTTAACACAGTTCCTATCGGGGAGTTAGAAGACCCTACCTTAATGTTTGTGGCAATGTTAATGTTTATCGGAGCCGGCAGTGTTTCAACCGCTGGGGGGATAAAGCTAACAACTTTCATCATCATTCTATTTGCCGTTGGAACTTACTTAAAGCATAAATCGCAAAGTCCTGTTTTGTTTAATAGAAATATTAAAGTTGGGGTTGTGTATCGAGCCCAGGCTATTGTCGTGACCAGCCTTTCGTTCATCTTTTTGGCTTTATTTACTCTTACGATTACTGAGAATAAACCATTTATTGACTTGCTCTTTGAAGTGATGTCTGCTTTTGGAACAGTGGGTTTATCAACAGGAATTACTACGAGTCTCAGTACAATAGGAAAAATGATCATTATGTGTATGATGTATGTGGGTTTAGTTGGACCATTATCCGTTGTATTATCGCTAGCACGCAGGGAGGAACAGAAGATTCGTCACCCGGAGGAAGATGTGTTAACAGGGTAG
- a CDS encoding alkaline phosphatase D family protein, whose amino-acid sequence MNYEKWLKELESKEMDRRGFIGATGKTAMATALAFTIPSSFAKDHAQASPKFSNYPFTLGVASGDPLPDGVVLWTRLAPEPFAKDGRGGMIQRNFPVHWEVAEDKNFHKIVRRGTEVATPEFGHSVHAEVHGLKPGREYYYRFKAGKEISTVGRTKTAPVFGTHVDTLSFAFASCQAWIGGNYAAYRDMVKEDLDFVVHLGDYTYEKGSTESLADFRLNHALYKTSPDLQAAHAKFPFIVTFDDHEIENNWADEHSQPDGEESNKHFMEMRANAFQAYYEHLPLRMRSKPHGANMMLYRKFTFGDLAEFNVMDTRQYRDDQVSEGFPGATREPEALDPSRTMMGSDQEQWLLHNLSNSNARWNVLAQQTIMAQFDYDNGPGISVNHDQWDGYAGERAQVLNFIEQRQPSNPVVISGDWHSSWVNDLKSDFSNPDSATVATEFVGTSISSGCGWAREVEAALPENPHVKFFNGDMRGYVRCHVTHDSWKSDYRVVSSAGDPNARAYTLTSWEVENGRPGAKSIQSSPENKVRGTVEK is encoded by the coding sequence TTGAATTATGAGAAATGGCTTAAGGAATTAGAATCGAAAGAAATGGATCGGCGAGGCTTTATTGGTGCAACTGGTAAAACAGCTATGGCGACAGCATTGGCCTTCACGATACCATCCTCTTTTGCTAAAGATCATGCCCAGGCATCCCCAAAGTTCTCAAACTATCCTTTTACTTTAGGAGTGGCCTCAGGCGATCCGCTTCCTGATGGAGTTGTATTATGGACAAGGCTGGCTCCAGAGCCTTTTGCGAAAGACGGCCGCGGGGGAATGATTCAACGAAATTTCCCTGTTCATTGGGAAGTCGCGGAAGACAAGAACTTTCATAAAATTGTCCGGCGCGGGACAGAAGTGGCCACTCCGGAGTTCGGTCATTCTGTTCATGCAGAGGTTCATGGTTTAAAACCTGGACGGGAATACTATTATCGTTTCAAGGCGGGTAAGGAGATCAGTACAGTCGGAAGAACAAAAACCGCTCCAGTGTTTGGCACACATGTTGACACCCTTTCATTTGCCTTTGCCTCTTGCCAGGCATGGATAGGAGGAAACTATGCCGCCTACCGAGATATGGTTAAGGAGGATCTGGATTTTGTTGTGCATCTGGGAGACTATACATACGAAAAAGGGAGTACGGAATCGCTGGCTGATTTTCGTCTAAACCATGCTCTTTACAAAACCTCACCAGATTTACAAGCAGCACATGCTAAATTTCCGTTTATCGTTACGTTTGACGACCACGAGATTGAGAATAATTGGGCGGATGAACATTCTCAGCCGGACGGGGAGGAGTCTAACAAGCATTTTATGGAAATGAGGGCGAATGCTTTTCAGGCCTATTACGAACATTTACCCCTTAGAATGCGTTCGAAGCCCCACGGCGCTAACATGATGCTTTATCGAAAGTTTACATTTGGGGATTTAGCTGAATTTAACGTCATGGATACTAGACAATACCGTGATGATCAAGTAAGCGAAGGATTTCCTGGGGCCACTAGAGAACCAGAGGCGTTGGATCCATCAAGAACCATGATGGGATCAGATCAGGAACAATGGTTATTACACAACCTCAGCAACTCAAATGCTCGCTGGAACGTCCTTGCCCAACAGACGATTATGGCCCAGTTTGATTATGATAATGGGCCTGGCATCAGTGTCAATCATGATCAATGGGATGGTTATGCTGGTGAAAGAGCACAAGTTTTAAACTTTATCGAGCAGCGCCAGCCATCTAATCCAGTAGTTATTAGCGGGGACTGGCATTCCAGCTGGGTAAACGACCTCAAGTCAGATTTCAGCAATCCAGATTCGGCAACAGTAGCCACCGAATTCGTTGGAACTTCAATTAGTTCCGGATGCGGCTGGGCCAGGGAAGTGGAAGCAGCCCTTCCTGAGAATCCCCACGTCAAATTCTTTAATGGCGACATGCGTGGATATGTCCGCTGCCATGTAACGCACGATTCCTGGAAGAGTGACTATAGGGTCGTATCTTCGGCAGGCGATCCAAATGCACGAGCATATACTCTGACTTCATGGGAAGTTGAAAACGGTCGTCCGGGAGCGAAATCGATCCAATCATCACCAGAAAATAAAGTGCGGGGAACAGTCGAAAAATAA
- a CDS encoding phosphodiester glycosidase family protein, with product MHATIMKNLFFSLLILFTALCAATPFEDVAAMNHQEGNREQENLSLGQKNLPESRKTTQLTKGVTHTEISRGYYSQNAYYTVDIAFLTSKRKAKTVAQSLRDTGYKVEIHKVKNKHTKYTDVEEKNIGYVIRSGEFTHKEEAEKLADRISDDGYKKASVTFSEFDGTTKTTGPWQIDVIEINPEKFEGELTNLLANGKIPGRETVSSMAARSKAIAGINGGYFVVGSQDGTPGDPAGISIIDGKLVSESVGDRTSLLLSNNQGEIGEVRAKLSLETSTGATEVIDGMNREPGLIRNCGGTDDKPTTKPKHDVTCTDQEEIILFSAYSGDMTPEGEGFEVVVNEEDKVVKTYPQRGHKIPENGSVLSATGEQAKWLKNAVSIGDKLRISKKVYSDGKLINTPSSLDVINGGPQLLEDGRIDIQAREEGFRWSKDFFYHFALYRHPRSFAGIKENGNILLGTVNGRNPKESIGISFFESAKILKSLGAVEGMNLDGGGSSSMVVEGQLVNDPSDTTGERPVSDGIFILK from the coding sequence GTGCATGCCACAATTATGAAAAATCTATTCTTTTCCTTGTTGATCCTTTTCACTGCCCTCTGTGCAGCAACACCATTTGAGGATGTAGCAGCCATGAATCATCAAGAAGGTAACCGAGAACAAGAGAACCTTTCATTAGGACAGAAAAACTTGCCAGAATCACGTAAAACAACACAACTAACCAAAGGAGTCACCCATACAGAAATTTCTCGAGGCTACTATTCTCAGAACGCATACTACACGGTAGACATAGCCTTTCTAACCTCAAAGAGGAAAGCAAAAACAGTGGCCCAAAGCTTGAGAGATACTGGCTATAAAGTCGAGATACATAAAGTGAAGAACAAACATACGAAATACACAGATGTCGAAGAAAAGAATATTGGATATGTGATTCGGTCTGGAGAATTTACTCATAAGGAAGAGGCTGAAAAACTAGCTGACCGAATTAGTGACGATGGTTATAAGAAAGCAAGCGTTACTTTTTCAGAATTTGATGGGACTACGAAAACCACAGGTCCATGGCAAATTGACGTCATTGAAATCAATCCTGAAAAATTTGAAGGTGAGCTGACCAACCTTCTCGCAAATGGAAAAATCCCTGGACGTGAAACAGTATCTTCTATGGCCGCTCGGAGTAAAGCCATAGCGGGAATAAATGGCGGCTACTTTGTCGTCGGTTCACAGGATGGTACTCCTGGGGATCCAGCCGGCATTTCAATCATTGATGGCAAACTTGTAAGTGAATCTGTCGGGGATCGAACAAGTTTGTTGCTTTCAAATAATCAGGGAGAAATCGGGGAAGTAAGAGCTAAATTAAGCTTGGAAACCTCAACTGGAGCTACAGAAGTAATTGATGGAATGAATAGGGAGCCCGGACTGATTAGGAACTGCGGTGGAACAGATGATAAACCTACAACTAAACCTAAGCATGATGTCACATGTACTGATCAAGAAGAAATCATCCTATTTAGCGCTTATTCTGGTGATATGACCCCAGAAGGCGAAGGGTTTGAAGTGGTCGTAAACGAAGAGGATAAGGTCGTAAAAACTTATCCCCAGCGCGGACACAAAATACCGGAAAACGGCAGCGTCCTTTCGGCCACAGGGGAACAGGCGAAATGGTTAAAGAATGCTGTTTCAATTGGAGATAAACTTCGTATATCAAAAAAGGTATATTCTGATGGAAAGCTCATTAATACTCCGTCCAGTTTAGATGTGATTAATGGAGGCCCCCAACTCTTAGAGGACGGAAGAATTGATATACAAGCTAGAGAGGAAGGATTTCGTTGGAGCAAAGATTTCTTTTACCATTTTGCCCTCTACCGTCACCCTAGATCCTTTGCAGGCATTAAAGAAAATGGAAATATCCTGCTTGGAACTGTAAATGGTCGTAATCCGAAAGAAAGTATTGGAATCAGCTTTTTTGAAAGTGCCAAAATACTCAAATCCCTTGGAGCAGTTGAGGGAATGAACCTTGATGGAGGTGGATCCTCGTCGATGGTTGTGGAAGGTCAACTCGTCAACGATCCCTCGGACACAACGGGTGAACGTCCAGTTTCAGATGGGATATTTATTTTAAAGTAA
- a CDS encoding flotillin family protein — MLEGALLFVILGIIGFLVVAGGIITFIIFKVRYKTASSNEALIVTGPKLGDPEKEKNVFEDDNGRSVKIIRGGGYRLRMFQTATPIDLTSFQLQVNSEKAYTKEGIPVRVASTAVISIGSELEIMANFAEKFLGKKQGERESELKDVLNGHLRSIIASLPIEKIYNDFKEVNTQVKKIAESDLKGMGFEITSFALNDVEDVDQENGYIDALGRPHIAEVQKKANMAESDAQKETRIYQAKNDQEAQNEEIRRLTAVAESKKEKDIKEAEFQKDTNRAKANAEQAGEIERQKLAQQVKDEELKVQYIEKQRAVELEEEENKRRRSIADAEAYKTTKKAEAEAEKERIKGESEAEVIRQRGIAEAESKERMAKAMEQYGEAAIMEMMINVLPDYAEKVSAPLSQIKDMKVIDMGGSNSQGGSAKVANSVTSTMLGIQESLKETTGMDLKAMLESYVSRGNVNPFDPSPDSHYQEAAASEELNKRAPEAEQDPEKESEEEDTELDKE, encoded by the coding sequence ATGCTTGAAGGTGCATTACTGTTTGTGATTTTAGGAATTATCGGTTTCTTAGTCGTTGCTGGAGGGATTATTACGTTCATTATTTTTAAGGTTCGTTATAAAACGGCGAGCTCGAATGAAGCTTTGATTGTCACGGGACCAAAGTTAGGAGATCCTGAGAAAGAGAAGAATGTGTTTGAAGATGATAATGGACGTTCGGTAAAGATTATTCGTGGGGGCGGATATCGTCTTCGTATGTTCCAAACGGCTACACCTATTGATTTGACATCTTTCCAGCTGCAAGTCAACTCGGAAAAAGCGTACACCAAGGAAGGGATTCCGGTACGTGTAGCGAGTACGGCTGTTATTAGTATCGGCAGTGAATTGGAGATCATGGCCAATTTTGCGGAGAAATTTTTAGGGAAAAAGCAAGGGGAGCGTGAATCCGAGTTGAAGGATGTATTAAACGGCCACCTTCGTTCCATCATTGCTTCGCTCCCCATCGAGAAAATTTATAATGACTTTAAAGAGGTCAATACACAGGTGAAAAAAATTGCTGAATCTGATTTAAAAGGGATGGGCTTTGAAATCACCTCGTTCGCTTTGAATGACGTGGAGGATGTTGACCAGGAGAATGGCTATATCGATGCCCTCGGGCGTCCCCATATTGCCGAAGTACAGAAGAAGGCGAATATGGCGGAGTCTGATGCGCAAAAAGAAACACGGATCTATCAGGCGAAGAACGATCAGGAAGCCCAGAATGAAGAAATTCGCCGTTTAACTGCTGTGGCTGAATCGAAAAAAGAAAAGGATATTAAAGAAGCTGAATTTCAAAAGGATACGAACCGTGCGAAAGCCAATGCAGAACAAGCAGGCGAGATCGAACGGCAGAAGTTAGCTCAGCAGGTTAAGGATGAAGAGTTGAAAGTACAATATATTGAGAAACAACGGGCTGTTGAGCTAGAAGAGGAAGAAAATAAACGCCGCCGCTCCATTGCTGATGCTGAGGCTTACAAAACGACTAAAAAGGCGGAAGCAGAAGCAGAGAAGGAGCGCATTAAAGGTGAATCAGAAGCAGAGGTTATTCGCCAGCGTGGTATAGCTGAAGCAGAATCGAAAGAACGTATGGCTAAGGCAATGGAACAGTATGGGGAAGCAGCCATTATGGAAATGATGATCAACGTATTGCCTGATTATGCAGAGAAGGTATCTGCACCTCTGTCACAAATTAAGGATATGAAAGTGATTGATATGGGCGGATCAAACTCTCAAGGCGGGTCTGCCAAAGTGGCGAATAGTGTAACTTCAACCATGCTTGGCATTCAGGAATCTTTGAAGGAAACAACCGGAATGGACTTGAAGGCCATGCTTGAGAGCTATGTTTCACGCGGGAACGTTAATCCGTTTGATCCTTCTCCTGACAGTCATTATCAAGAAGCAGCGGCATCTGAGGAATTAAACAAGAGAGCACCAGAAGCAGAACAAGATCCAGAAAAAGAATCGGAAGAAGAAGATACAGAGTTAGACAAAGAGTGA
- a CDS encoding amidohydrolase, with product MRKPDVIFFNGDVLTMDDSFPQASAVAVKDGMIVAVGDESDVFDWKTEHTKIIDLNGKTLMPGFIESHIHPTIYGSTLLEIDCRPETTPAMEDLLQKVSEEAVKTPEDEWIRGFGWDDSKLVEMRNPTRWELDEAAPNHPVVLKRSCAHMAVANSKALEMSGITQETPDPSGGHIERDENGNLTGLLQEKAQGLLDVPRYDLEDMAEGMRLAQQQFAEWGITTVHDMSTQTTDLQLFQYLQEQNELRVRVRPWIWAIDQNGFDGSLDEVLKVGLRSGFGNDLVKIQGMKFMLDGSVGGKTAAMHDPYVDTEEKGILYNSVEEIHPLMEKAIESGLRVAVHAIGDRAIEVAIESFEQIHNNTNITGMRNRVEHCVMPTVDHLRRMKNLELVAASSIGFLYHIGDNYVAKLGAERVNHLFPHKSFKEHGIVAPGNSDLPVNSGNPWQSIYSAVTRKTSSGQVVEQGEQISVWDALKAFTVDAAYSSCEEQLLGVIKEGSKADLIVLSENPLEVKPDHLKEMKVQQTYLEGDLTFSQSQSYEEVLKG from the coding sequence ATGAGGAAGCCTGATGTTATTTTCTTCAACGGCGATGTACTGACAATGGATGATTCATTTCCTCAAGCCAGTGCTGTGGCGGTGAAAGATGGAATGATTGTAGCTGTTGGGGACGAGTCAGATGTGTTCGACTGGAAAACGGAACATACAAAAATCATCGATTTAAACGGAAAAACGTTAATGCCTGGATTCATCGAAAGTCACATTCACCCAACCATTTACGGAAGTACGCTGCTCGAGATTGACTGCAGGCCAGAAACAACTCCTGCGATGGAGGACCTTTTACAAAAGGTGAGCGAAGAAGCTGTGAAAACTCCTGAAGATGAATGGATACGAGGTTTTGGCTGGGATGATAGTAAGTTAGTAGAAATGCGTAATCCGACACGGTGGGAGTTAGATGAGGCTGCCCCTAATCATCCAGTGGTGTTGAAACGATCTTGTGCTCATATGGCCGTAGCGAATTCCAAGGCGCTTGAAATGAGTGGGATCACACAAGAAACCCCTGATCCTTCTGGCGGTCATATTGAACGAGACGAAAATGGAAACTTAACGGGATTACTACAGGAAAAAGCGCAAGGGCTGCTAGATGTTCCTCGTTATGATCTTGAAGACATGGCCGAAGGAATGAGGCTGGCTCAGCAACAGTTCGCTGAATGGGGAATCACGACTGTTCATGACATGTCGACTCAAACAACAGATTTGCAATTATTCCAATATTTGCAGGAGCAAAATGAATTAAGAGTCAGAGTGCGGCCATGGATATGGGCGATTGATCAAAACGGCTTTGACGGTTCATTAGATGAAGTGTTAAAGGTGGGCTTGCGAAGCGGATTCGGGAATGATCTTGTGAAAATTCAAGGTATGAAGTTTATGCTGGATGGAAGCGTGGGCGGGAAGACTGCTGCCATGCATGATCCGTATGTAGATACAGAGGAAAAAGGAATTCTGTACAATTCGGTCGAAGAAATCCATCCGCTCATGGAGAAAGCAATAGAATCGGGGCTGCGTGTCGCCGTTCACGCGATCGGGGACCGCGCAATTGAAGTGGCGATCGAATCATTTGAACAGATTCATAACAACACAAATATAACAGGAATGCGCAACAGGGTCGAGCATTGCGTTATGCCCACAGTTGATCATTTGAGACGCATGAAGAACTTAGAGTTAGTTGCGGCTTCCTCGATAGGTTTCCTGTACCATATTGGTGATAACTATGTGGCTAAATTAGGGGCGGAACGTGTTAACCATCTTTTCCCGCATAAGTCTTTTAAAGAACACGGAATTGTTGCTCCTGGGAACTCCGACTTGCCTGTTAATAGCGGTAATCCATGGCAATCCATCTATAGTGCAGTTACTAGAAAAACTTCAAGTGGACAAGTCGTAGAGCAAGGAGAGCAAATTTCTGTCTGGGATGCATTGAAAGCGTTTACTGTAGATGCGGCCTACAGCTCTTGTGAAGAGCAGCTGCTCGGGGTTATCAAAGAAGGGTCTAAAGCGGATCTTATCGTTCTCAGTGAAAACCCGCTGGAAGTTAAGCCTGACCACTTAAAAGAAATGAAGGTACAGCAAACCTATTTGGAAGGTGACTTGACGTTCAGCCAAAGCCAGTCGTATGAAGAAGTCTTGAAAGGGTGA
- a CDS encoding sodium:solute symporter family protein: MFSAQQQTILFFIVVVYFFFLFGLSIYINRKIKTYDDYNVAGRTISLFPLILTFTGTAIGGSILLGYMTNGYLYGMGQQWLAIGFTLTSIIMAFSMLKRIRILGEKYNMVTIGDFTALRFGEAARIPTVLSILVAYCSITGMQFVAIATILNLTIDLNMTTGILISWVLLTLKTYFGGLVSVIWQDAIHGTIQTIGVAVLLVAVWLASGGWSNVTENAAAMGSTDALSIFNISTYDFFVFLFTIGAYQFVRQDLWQRFWAAKDLNIAKNGYWAAIILGFLTAGAVIAIGVLGKFGMQMTNIDPALIYYELSAAVLPFALVIIMVIVLLATVISCADSFFLAASTSIVNDIVKPRLGDKAENHNMLLYSRLSVAIVSVIAVLLALYIPTLVTLWVTGSAMLVSGLLAPVLFGLFWKKATKAAGISGMWLGLSIAVIWQIAGHPFGAHPVFIGFPISIITVVAVTLFSRREKENAMYQEFRKTV, from the coding sequence ATGTTTTCCGCACAACAGCAAACAATATTGTTTTTCATTGTAGTTGTCTATTTTTTCTTTCTATTTGGTCTCTCCATCTATATTAATAGGAAAATTAAAACGTACGATGATTATAATGTGGCAGGGCGGACGATTTCACTCTTCCCGCTTATCCTGACATTTACAGGAACAGCAATTGGCGGTTCCATTTTGCTTGGCTACATGACGAATGGTTATTTATACGGAATGGGTCAGCAGTGGCTTGCCATTGGTTTTACGTTAACGTCGATCATTATGGCGTTTTCTATGTTGAAACGAATTCGGATTTTAGGGGAAAAATATAATATGGTCACGATCGGTGATTTCACGGCATTACGGTTCGGGGAAGCCGCTCGGATTCCGACCGTACTCAGTATTCTGGTCGCGTATTGTTCGATTACCGGCATGCAATTTGTAGCGATAGCGACGATCTTGAATCTGACGATTGATTTAAATATGACAACCGGCATTCTAATCAGCTGGGTATTATTAACGCTGAAAACATACTTCGGCGGTTTAGTTTCCGTCATCTGGCAGGACGCGATTCACGGTACGATTCAAACAATCGGGGTCGCGGTTCTACTGGTTGCCGTGTGGCTTGCCTCAGGCGGGTGGAGCAATGTTACCGAAAATGCTGCTGCTATGGGCAGTACCGATGCACTGAGTATTTTCAATATATCCACCTATGACTTCTTTGTCTTTCTATTTACGATTGGTGCTTATCAGTTCGTCAGGCAGGATTTATGGCAGCGTTTCTGGGCTGCCAAGGATCTTAACATTGCTAAAAATGGATATTGGGCAGCGATTATCCTTGGCTTTTTGACAGCAGGAGCGGTTATAGCCATTGGAGTTCTAGGGAAATTCGGCATGCAAATGACGAATATTGACCCAGCGTTAATTTACTATGAATTGAGCGCCGCCGTACTGCCATTTGCGCTCGTCATTATTATGGTCATTGTTCTTCTGGCAACAGTTATCTCTTGTGCCGATTCTTTTTTCCTGGCAGCCTCAACATCCATTGTTAATGATATTGTTAAACCAAGATTAGGGGATAAGGCAGAAAACCATAACATGCTATTATACAGTCGCTTATCGGTCGCCATCGTATCGGTCATTGCTGTGCTGTTAGCTCTTTACATTCCTACCTTGGTCACTCTCTGGGTAACAGGAAGTGCGATGCTGGTTTCTGGCTTATTAGCACCTGTATTGTTCGGATTATTTTGGAAAAAGGCGACCAAAGCCGCAGGAATTTCAGGAATGTGGCTGGGATTGTCAATTGCGGTGATATGGCAAATAGCGGGTCATCCGTTTGGCGCTCATCCAGTATTCATCGGGTTTCCTATATCGATTATCACCGTTGTTGCTGTGACATTGTTCTCGAGACGGGAAAAAGAGAATGCCATGTATCAGGAGTTTAGAAAGACTGTTTAG